The Nitrospirota bacterium genome has a window encoding:
- a CDS encoding OsmC family protein has product MDVRSKVYTYHTAIKWTEQRKGVISCAGKPDIQVATPPEFKGHEGIWSPEDLFVASADICLMTTFLAVAERAGLAFTSYESQAEGKLELVDGKFQFTAITLKPTITLQANADAAKAKELIEKAEANCLISNSMKAKVSLEPTIR; this is encoded by the coding sequence ATGGACGTTCGCAGCAAGGTCTACACATATCACACTGCAATCAAATGGACGGAGCAACGCAAGGGAGTCATCTCCTGTGCCGGTAAGCCGGATATCCAGGTTGCCACGCCGCCGGAGTTCAAGGGACACGAAGGTATCTGGTCGCCGGAGGATCTCTTCGTTGCATCCGCCGATATCTGTTTGATGACGACGTTTCTGGCGGTGGCGGAGCGGGCAGGCCTGGCCTTTACCTCATACGAGAGTCAGGCCGAAGGGAAGCTGGAATTGGTCGATGGGAAGTTTCAGTTCACGGCTATTACGTTGAAGCCGACCATTACGCTCCAGGCGAATGCCGATGCGGCTAAAGCGAAGGAGCTGATCGAGAAGGCCGAGGCGAACTGCCTGATTTCCAATTCCATGAAGGCCAAAGTGAGTTTGGAGCCGACCATCCGGTAG
- a CDS encoding cytochrome c encodes MKAVIVGVAVLVFAGIMGLGYAGGPSLKDLNVSQPERDVLSGRVIYSTICIRCHGVDGKGGGQTKFTPPVADLMSPAVQGKLDARLFKSVHDGKQNTAMGAWREALTDDEIWDVLAYVRTLAPEQTGGMGSGLR; translated from the coding sequence ATGAAGGCTGTCATTGTCGGGGTCGCTGTACTGGTGTTTGCCGGGATCATGGGGTTGGGGTACGCCGGGGGGCCGAGCCTAAAGGACTTAAACGTGTCTCAGCCGGAGCGTGATGTGCTCAGCGGCAGGGTCATCTATTCGACGATCTGCATCCGTTGTCATGGCGTCGATGGCAAGGGAGGGGGGCAGACGAAGTTCACTCCTCCGGTCGCCGACCTCATGTCCCCAGCGGTTCAAGGAAAGCTGGATGCGAGGTTGTTTAAGAGCGTGCATGACGGTAAGCAGAATACGGCAATGGGAGCCTGGAGAGAAGCACTCACGGACGACGAGATTTGGGATGTACTCGCCTATGTTCGAACCCTGGCTCCTGAGCAAACCGGTGGCATGGGCAGCGGGCTCCGATGA
- a CDS encoding cytochrome c has protein sequence MLCRMMLGLWIVTSGVIGWFFVQGWTTQGTDGRMQIVLAPAERDLILGEMRMLLKAVHGVVAGLAGQGQEVNRAQIEQAARSAGMGMAEDVNPALMAKLPLPFKQMGMSIHQDMDALADAIVQKETQQQILQRLSSMTARCTICHDMYRFGVDK, from the coding sequence ATGCTCTGCCGGATGATGTTAGGGCTGTGGATCGTGACGAGTGGGGTTATTGGCTGGTTCTTCGTGCAGGGGTGGACGACGCAGGGCACAGATGGAAGAATGCAGATCGTGCTGGCGCCAGCAGAGCGAGATCTGATCCTGGGCGAGATGCGGATGCTCCTGAAGGCAGTCCACGGTGTGGTCGCAGGTTTGGCCGGCCAGGGACAGGAGGTAAATCGCGCGCAGATTGAACAGGCGGCCCGCTCGGCTGGGATGGGGATGGCGGAGGACGTGAACCCGGCTCTCATGGCCAAGCTGCCGCTGCCCTTCAAGCAAATGGGTATGTCGATTCATCAAGACATGGATGCCCTTGCCGATGCGATTGTCCAGAAAGAGACCCAGCAACAGATTCTCCAACGCCTCTCCAGCATGACGGCGCGCTGCACGATCTGCCATGACATGTATCGATTCGGAGTAGACAAGTAG
- a CDS encoding rhodanese-like domain-containing protein produces the protein MLYTDEASELSGELMLRSALAHRLAELDSHRSLKIVTVCKSGGRAHTAAQILMQAGFPKVHVMVGGMTGWKGAGFPTGT, from the coding sequence GTGCTGTACACTGACGAAGCATCAGAGTTGAGTGGCGAGTTGATGCTCCGCTCGGCACTTGCCCATCGACTGGCCGAGTTGGATTCGCACCGCAGCCTCAAGATCGTGACGGTTTGCAAATCCGGGGGCCGCGCGCACACGGCCGCGCAGATTCTCATGCAAGCCGGTTTCCCCAAGGTGCATGTCATGGTGGGCGGGATGACCGGTTGGAAGGGGGCGGGGTTTCCGACCGGCACATGA
- a CDS encoding superoxide dismutase family protein, with product MFVGTALVAAALLPLSGCYYKGKVEKPLHAKAIIAGPGITGEAHLYEEFEGRVRIKLKLEGTAESKLTPGRHGIHIHEVGNCEPFAAAKGHFDGNVDAAINPEANVTPGLANHPYHLGDLQNLSVDNDRKGSLYTITSRVTLSEGLNTLFDKDGSAFIIHEFDDKYLPDPVTKDAPGGPRIACGVIVKE from the coding sequence ATGTTTGTAGGAACTGCGCTCGTGGCGGCAGCGCTACTGCCGCTGTCGGGCTGCTATTACAAGGGCAAGGTCGAGAAGCCTCTGCATGCGAAGGCGATCATCGCAGGACCAGGCATTACGGGAGAGGCGCATCTCTACGAGGAGTTTGAGGGACGTGTCAGGATCAAGCTGAAGCTCGAGGGCACGGCGGAAAGCAAATTGACGCCGGGGCGCCATGGGATACACATTCATGAGGTCGGCAACTGCGAGCCCTTTGCGGCAGCCAAAGGGCACTTTGACGGGAATGTGGATGCGGCAATCAATCCTGAGGCGAATGTCACGCCTGGATTGGCGAACCATCCTTACCATCTCGGCGATCTCCAGAATCTCTCCGTGGACAATGACCGGAAAGGGTCACTCTATACCATCACGAGCCGGGTGACTCTATCTGAGGGGCTCAATACCTTGTTCGATAAAGACGGGAGCGCGTTCATTATCCATGAGTTCGACGATAAGTATCTGCCGGATCCGGTGACAAAGGATGCGCCTGGTGGGCCCCGCATCGCCTGCGGTGTGATTGTAAAAGAGTAA
- a CDS encoding diguanylate cyclase: MADPESMQSAGGLCDRLQITEEELQTRRAFLSFSTQDRQNLVEIHDVVSSHVDEIIGEFYDHLLRFEELRGILSDPKLVERLKGSQRRYLLSLGRLGDDVEYAEGRLRIGLTHERVGLKQKWYLGAYHKLFELILKELAIRYPGDAGRLTSLALTLNKAITLDEIFVVETYYHATMQRLEESLSQLKDAHRQLEGLSRQDSLTSVNNRRALMEALALEFHRSRRYRHQFALLFLDVDHFKEINDRYGHTFGDQVLLHVAQLARGMIRPPDIIGRYGGEEFVIGLVECDQTGALQIAERIRLKIAQNQFVWDHHVATVTVSIGVVMLTPDIDQVETFITRADQAMYDAKRRGRNRVELYNEESASKAQPK; the protein is encoded by the coding sequence ATGGCTGACCCAGAAAGCATGCAGTCGGCGGGAGGTCTCTGCGATCGACTGCAGATCACAGAGGAGGAGCTGCAGACCAGACGGGCGTTTCTCTCCTTCAGCACACAAGACCGGCAAAATCTCGTCGAGATCCACGACGTGGTCTCTTCTCACGTCGACGAGATCATCGGGGAATTCTACGACCACCTGCTCCGATTTGAAGAACTCAGGGGCATCTTATCCGACCCGAAGCTCGTGGAGCGACTCAAGGGGTCGCAGCGTCGTTACCTGCTCAGCCTTGGACGACTCGGCGATGACGTCGAGTATGCAGAAGGGCGGCTTCGAATCGGGCTCACGCACGAACGGGTCGGGCTCAAGCAGAAATGGTACTTGGGTGCCTACCACAAACTCTTCGAGTTGATTCTGAAAGAGCTTGCGATTCGTTACCCTGGGGACGCAGGCAGACTCACCTCATTGGCCCTTACCTTGAACAAGGCCATTACGCTCGATGAGATCTTCGTCGTGGAGACGTATTACCATGCGACGATGCAGCGTCTGGAAGAGAGCCTCTCTCAACTGAAAGACGCCCACCGGCAGCTTGAAGGGTTATCCCGACAGGATTCTCTCACCTCTGTGAATAACCGGCGCGCACTCATGGAGGCCCTGGCCTTGGAATTTCACAGGAGCCGGCGCTACCGGCACCAGTTCGCGCTGCTGTTCCTCGATGTGGACCACTTCAAAGAGATCAATGACCGCTACGGGCATACGTTCGGCGATCAGGTGTTGCTCCACGTGGCACAGTTGGCCAGGGGAATGATCCGCCCGCCCGATATCATCGGCCGTTATGGGGGGGAAGAGTTTGTGATTGGTTTGGTGGAGTGCGATCAGACCGGCGCACTGCAGATTGCCGAACGCATCAGGCTGAAAATCGCACAAAATCAATTCGTCTGGGATCACCATGTCGCTACGGTAACGGTCAGCATCGGAGTCGTGATGCTCACTCCGGACATCGACCAGGTCGAAACATTCATTACTCGTGCCGATCAAGCCATGTACGACGCTAAGCGAAGAGGGCGGAACCGGGTCGAGTTGTACAACGAAGAGTCCGCGTCGAAAGCCCAGCCGAAATAA
- a CDS encoding c-type cytochrome, translating into MMRLFSVILGVATLLSCSSESAQVKTEKSREAQSGSAPIEFAPPSPDTIPGTQLGEQIRLGYQIVVNTQEYADAYVGNRLNCTNCHLDAGLNPNAASFVGLAAVYPEYRPRSARVNTLADRVNECFERSLNGRALPPDSFKLQAVVAYITWLSRGVPSGATIPWRGLQRIDSRRPLDPGNGKNLFAGKCAFCHGSDGQGTMAAPPVWGPQSYTIAAGMARVTVAAAFIKSNMPRGWGWSLSDDDAYDVAAYINAQPRPDFPGKVNDWPKGGKPADSPY; encoded by the coding sequence ATGATGAGGCTCTTCTCGGTGATTCTTGGGGTGGCTACGCTCCTCAGCTGTTCAAGCGAGAGTGCCCAGGTTAAGACTGAGAAGTCTCGGGAGGCTCAATCTGGCAGTGCCCCGATTGAATTCGCTCCACCCTCTCCGGACACTATCCCGGGCACTCAGTTGGGTGAACAGATCCGGCTGGGCTATCAGATCGTCGTCAATACGCAGGAGTATGCCGATGCCTACGTCGGCAACCGCCTGAACTGTACCAATTGTCATCTCGATGCCGGGCTGAATCCGAACGCCGCCTCATTCGTAGGTCTGGCCGCAGTCTATCCCGAGTACCGACCCCGCAGCGCGAGAGTGAACACACTCGCTGACCGTGTTAATGAGTGTTTCGAGCGGAGCCTGAATGGGCGAGCACTTCCGCCGGATAGTTTCAAACTGCAGGCCGTCGTGGCCTATATCACCTGGCTCTCGCGTGGAGTCCCGAGCGGTGCGACAATCCCCTGGCGGGGCCTCCAACGCATCGACTCACGGCGTCCTCTCGATCCAGGCAATGGGAAGAACCTGTTTGCGGGTAAATGTGCCTTCTGTCACGGCTCCGATGGCCAAGGGACGATGGCGGCGCCGCCGGTCTGGGGACCCCAGTCCTACACCATTGCCGCAGGTATGGCGCGGGTGACGGTCGCTGCTGCCTTCATCAAGTCGAATATGCCGCGTGGCTGGGGCTGGAGCCTGTCGGACGATGATGCGTACGACGTCGCCGCATATATCAACGCTCAGCCGCGGCCGGATTTCCCCGGCAAGGTGAATGATTGGCCGAAGGGCGGGAAGCCTGCTGATTCACCGTATTAA
- a CDS encoding DsrE family protein, whose protein sequence is MLQTVAVKMNAMLIICLVGALGVSSAGLSGAAVTSQDPHRVVLHLNSGDEKVQRGALNNIRNLYQEVGREHVRVELVVHGAGLTLLTKKDSTLASELAQLKAAYDVEFTACSNTMKAQGLTRADLIDQVDRTTPAMVRLIELQEQGWIYIKP, encoded by the coding sequence GTGTTACAGACAGTGGCCGTCAAGATGAATGCGATGCTCATCATATGTCTGGTCGGCGCACTGGGCGTTTCTTCCGCGGGGCTCAGTGGAGCAGCCGTAACGTCTCAGGATCCGCATCGCGTGGTCCTGCACCTCAATTCAGGCGATGAGAAGGTTCAGCGAGGAGCGTTGAACAATATTCGCAATCTCTATCAGGAAGTGGGCCGCGAGCACGTGCGTGTTGAGTTGGTGGTACATGGTGCCGGGCTGACGTTGTTGACAAAAAAGGATTCGACGCTGGCGAGCGAACTGGCTCAACTGAAGGCTGCCTATGATGTCGAATTTACAGCCTGCTCCAATACGATGAAGGCTCAGGGTCTCACGCGGGCGGATTTGATCGATCAGGTGGATCGAACGACTCCCGCCATGGTCCGATTGATAGAGCTGCAAGAACAAGGTTGGATCTATATCAAACCGTGA
- a CDS encoding YeeE/YedE family protein: protein MKKDVPDRYETSHEDARPVFPWWAGGIGIGLVLIVAVGLVQPIGVSGQYVVLDGVLLHSVLPDVASRSPYLAKTAQGWTLATYEFFFVLGIPLGALVAAMVTARFRTRVVPIEWKRRFGSNPGRRLVWSFVGGFLLLFGARFGGGCTSGHMISGISQLAISSFLFSAALFISAIITARVLYRDGGSRC, encoded by the coding sequence ATGAAGAAAGACGTCCCAGATCGTTATGAAACGTCTCACGAGGATGCGAGACCAGTATTCCCATGGTGGGCCGGGGGGATCGGAATCGGTCTGGTCTTGATCGTGGCCGTTGGATTGGTTCAACCCATCGGAGTGTCGGGCCAGTATGTCGTGTTGGATGGGGTGCTCCTGCATTCTGTGCTCCCGGACGTCGCGTCAAGGAGTCCCTACTTGGCCAAGACCGCGCAAGGATGGACTCTGGCCACCTACGAGTTTTTCTTTGTGTTGGGGATCCCGCTCGGGGCGTTGGTAGCGGCGATGGTCACCGCTCGCTTCCGAACCAGAGTCGTGCCGATCGAATGGAAGAGACGTTTTGGCTCAAACCCGGGGCGTCGGCTGGTCTGGTCCTTCGTCGGGGGATTTCTCCTTCTCTTCGGCGCCCGCTTCGGCGGTGGCTGCACCTCCGGGCATATGATCAGCGGGATTTCGCAATTAGCCATCAGTTCCTTTCTCTTTTCTGCGGCGCTCTTCATCAGCGCGATTATCACAGCGCGCGTGCTTTATCGGGACGGAGGGTCACGATGTTGA
- a CDS encoding YeeE/YedE family protein — protein sequence MLTLGLGLALGAAFGALLQLSGASSHTKIVNALRLKDLTIMKLILMAIGVGLIGVHLLDLFGLANMKVKELYLLGLMIAGAIFGVGFALSGYCPGTALAACAEGKPDAWVTVIGGLCGALVFAFMFPEIEEHLLVVGRYGPVTISGLIGIHGLWIPAPLGIVCIWLAMRLPEPGGA from the coding sequence ATGTTGACGCTCGGGCTCGGATTGGCGCTCGGAGCAGCCTTCGGGGCGCTGCTTCAGCTCTCCGGTGCCTCCAGCCATACCAAGATTGTCAACGCGCTACGGTTGAAGGATTTGACCATTATGAAGCTAATACTGATGGCCATCGGCGTTGGACTCATCGGCGTGCATCTGTTGGATCTCTTTGGACTGGCCAATATGAAGGTGAAAGAACTGTATCTCCTGGGGCTCATGATTGCTGGTGCGATTTTCGGGGTGGGATTTGCGCTATCAGGATATTGCCCGGGAACGGCGCTCGCAGCCTGTGCGGAAGGGAAGCCGGATGCCTGGGTCACCGTTATAGGGGGATTGTGCGGCGCGCTCGTGTTTGCCTTCATGTTCCCTGAGATCGAAGAACATCTGCTGGTTGTCGGTCGCTATGGTCCGGTGACGATTTCCGGCTTGATCGGGATTCACGGCCTGTGGATCCCGGCACCTTTGGGAATCGTCTGTATCTGGCTTGCGATGCGACTGCCCGAACCGGGAGGTGCGTGA
- a CDS encoding OsmC family protein encodes MTLTVAYHGGTRHDITSGKHRVVTDQPVDDGGQDAGMSPVELFVGALASCVGYFVGRYCDRHQISTKGLSVEAEWTMAEQPHRVGQITLAVHLPHRVTAEHSERLLKVAHGCTVHQSIAVPPGVAIKLNHHHHGEKPL; translated from the coding sequence ATGACACTTACCGTGGCCTACCATGGTGGAACTCGGCATGACATCACGAGCGGCAAGCATCGGGTCGTCACCGATCAGCCGGTTGATGACGGTGGCCAGGACGCCGGCATGAGTCCTGTCGAACTCTTTGTCGGTGCACTCGCCAGTTGTGTCGGTTATTTCGTGGGGCGCTACTGCGACCGCCATCAGATCTCGACCAAGGGGTTGAGTGTCGAGGCAGAATGGACCATGGCGGAACAGCCGCATCGGGTAGGCCAGATCACCCTGGCGGTTCATCTACCGCATCGCGTCACGGCCGAACATAGTGAGCGCCTCCTCAAGGTGGCACATGGCTGCACCGTGCATCAATCCATCGCGGTGCCTCCCGGCGTGGCGATCAAACTCAATCACCATCACCATGGGGAGAAGCCGTTGTGA
- a CDS encoding c-type cytochrome has translation MNIRSRMAIGSAVFVLMGLMSPPHLLFAGDQSRAKEIVQQTCVQCHRLEGQADSRFNLKAPDLMWAGSKYQRPWLIRWLTGKEAPLYAKGYRWDLTEVPSKHPMVTESEAHAIADYFAEHNKDPRVKVGAFDLSKVTKFDATFGGMAYKAHACLGCHVIEENGKVIGGPQSASLVAAGQRYDQDWLFRFGQNPQDFVPHSGEFLADATEPQLRAVIGFLMVQGVQDFKYYEPWTSPEFGMASPDRGKVIYKEYCSQCHGATGKGDGPAASGLLPKPAIHANIPFEKLPMEYLYNVINHGGPAVGKSANMPYWNLTIGQQGVADVIAYLKTTFKGVPDMTAAPSGGQGGACVQPRQVVKVPDDFLTKTNPLPTSAGTVQVGKELFLKTAQPVACAMCHGEKGDGKGIMGAALVPPPRNFTCGAMMKDIPDGHLFWIIKNGSPGTGMMSFAGLPDEQVWQLIHYIRSLAK, from the coding sequence ATGAATATAAGAAGCCGAATGGCCATTGGAAGCGCTGTGTTCGTATTGATGGGGCTGATGTCGCCCCCTCATCTATTGTTCGCAGGCGATCAGTCGCGTGCGAAGGAAATCGTTCAGCAGACTTGCGTCCAATGCCACAGGCTGGAAGGTCAGGCGGATTCTCGCTTCAATCTGAAGGCGCCCGACCTCATGTGGGCCGGTAGCAAGTATCAGCGGCCCTGGTTGATCCGGTGGCTGACAGGCAAAGAGGCGCCATTGTACGCCAAGGGTTATCGGTGGGATCTGACCGAAGTTCCGTCCAAGCATCCGATGGTCACCGAATCTGAGGCTCACGCCATCGCCGATTACTTTGCCGAGCACAACAAGGATCCGCGCGTGAAGGTCGGCGCGTTTGATCTCTCGAAGGTAACGAAGTTCGATGCGACGTTCGGTGGAATGGCCTACAAGGCGCACGCCTGTCTCGGCTGTCACGTCATCGAGGAGAATGGCAAGGTTATCGGGGGACCACAGAGTGCTTCGCTGGTGGCAGCTGGACAACGGTATGACCAGGATTGGCTCTTCCGGTTCGGGCAAAATCCACAAGACTTCGTGCCTCATAGCGGCGAATTTCTGGCCGATGCGACGGAGCCGCAGCTTCGCGCCGTGATCGGATTCTTGATGGTCCAAGGGGTGCAGGACTTCAAGTACTACGAACCCTGGACAAGTCCCGAATTCGGGATGGCCAGCCCGGATCGAGGTAAAGTCATCTACAAGGAGTATTGCTCACAGTGCCATGGCGCGACTGGTAAAGGTGACGGACCGGCAGCGTCCGGTCTGCTACCCAAGCCGGCGATCCATGCCAATATTCCATTCGAAAAGCTTCCGATGGAATATCTCTACAACGTGATTAACCATGGCGGTCCGGCAGTGGGGAAGTCGGCGAATATGCCCTATTGGAACTTGACGATCGGTCAGCAAGGCGTGGCCGATGTGATCGCGTACCTCAAGACAACCTTCAAGGGTGTCCCTGATATGACGGCTGCCCCAAGCGGAGGCCAGGGGGGAGCCTGTGTGCAACCGCGCCAGGTGGTAAAGGTGCCGGATGACTTCTTGACCAAAACGAATCCGCTTCCCACCTCTGCCGGTACGGTACAAGTGGGAAAGGAGCTGTTCCTCAAGACGGCCCAGCCTGTGGCCTGTGCGATGTGCCATGGAGAAAAAGGCGACGGAAAGGGCATCATGGGAGCCGCCCTGGTGCCGCCACCCAGAAACTTCACATGTGGCGCGATGATGAAAGACATTCCCGATGGTCATTTGTTCTGGATCATCAAGAACGGCTCGCCTGGAACAGGGATGATGTCGTTTGCCGGGTTGCCGGATGAGCAGGTGTGGCAATTGATTCACTACATTCGATCGCTGGCGAAGTAA
- a CDS encoding DsrE family protein, with protein sequence MATFIISGSRGTDDPTMATLPFMAAKVAKEQGHDVVLWLWNEAVTLGRKGTADHVTGVNLTPLKDLLAALQAANIPIWVCGACAVARQISGTDLVTGASIKGMADYIKAVAERDRNVAF encoded by the coding sequence ATGGCGACATTTATTATTTCAGGCAGTCGGGGTACGGACGATCCGACGATGGCAACGCTGCCGTTCATGGCAGCGAAGGTGGCGAAGGAGCAGGGCCATGATGTGGTCCTATGGCTCTGGAATGAAGCAGTGACGTTGGGACGAAAGGGTACGGCCGATCATGTGACCGGTGTGAATCTGACGCCGCTCAAAGATCTGCTGGCAGCCCTGCAAGCTGCGAATATTCCTATCTGGGTCTGCGGGGCCTGCGCCGTGGCGCGGCAGATCAGCGGGACAGACCTCGTGACCGGGGCGTCGATCAAGGGCATGGCGGACTATATCAAAGCCGTTGCCGAGCGTGACCGCAACGTGGCGTTCTGA
- the ppk2 gene encoding polyphosphate kinase 2 yields the protein MGIDKSVEKDGQLDVNGLEAIPTVVPREGDGYPVARRGSVGQGLGRIGEPGFALTDDDLQRINTRKGFIQLLENKTVDIEEVRKTLLYEQELRQLQVELVKLQRWVQSSGERIAILVEGRDAAGKGGTIRRFTEHLNPRAMRVVALPKPSDEERGQWYFQRYIRQLPNKGEIVFFDRSWYNRAVVEPVMGFCSKKEHQRFLQQVPEFEHMLYEDGVTIIKFWFSISKEEQAKRFEARRLNPLKQWKLSPVDEKAQELWDSYTRYKEEMFSKTHTTFSPWIIVKANDKQAARLESLRYVLNLLPYKGKEEAQIRLTPDPNVITRFHRKMVELDL from the coding sequence ATGGGCATTGACAAGTCCGTCGAAAAGGATGGGCAGCTCGATGTCAATGGGCTGGAGGCCATTCCAACGGTGGTGCCACGGGAAGGGGACGGCTATCCAGTGGCGCGCCGCGGGTCCGTTGGACAGGGGCTGGGGCGTATCGGTGAACCGGGCTTCGCCTTGACCGACGATGATCTGCAAAGAATTAATACGAGAAAGGGCTTTATTCAGCTGCTTGAGAACAAGACCGTCGATATTGAGGAGGTGCGCAAGACACTGCTGTATGAGCAAGAGTTGAGGCAGTTACAAGTTGAATTGGTCAAGCTTCAACGGTGGGTGCAGAGCAGCGGAGAACGGATTGCGATTCTGGTCGAAGGACGCGATGCGGCCGGGAAAGGCGGCACGATCCGCCGGTTCACCGAACATCTGAATCCTCGCGCCATGCGGGTGGTCGCGCTGCCCAAACCGTCGGATGAAGAGCGGGGCCAGTGGTACTTTCAGCGCTATATCCGCCAGCTGCCCAACAAAGGCGAGATCGTGTTTTTCGACCGTAGCTGGTACAACCGCGCGGTCGTCGAACCGGTGATGGGATTTTGCAGCAAGAAAGAACACCAGCGGTTTCTGCAGCAGGTTCCTGAATTCGAACATATGCTCTACGAAGATGGCGTGACCATCATCAAGTTCTGGTTCTCAATTTCGAAAGAGGAGCAGGCGAAGCGATTCGAAGCGCGCCGGCTGAATCCACTCAAACAGTGGAAGTTGAGCCCGGTCGATGAAAAGGCACAGGAGTTGTGGGATTCCTATACCCGTTACAAAGAGGAGATGTTCAGCAAGACCCATACGACGTTCAGCCCCTGGATCATCGTCAAAGCGAACGATAAACAGGCCGCGCGTCTGGAAAGCTTGCGCTATGTGCTGAATTTGTTGCCCTACAAGGGCAAGGAAGAAGCGCAGATTCGGCTGACACCAGATCCGAACGTGATCACCCGATTCCACCGCAAGATGGTGGAATTGGACTTGTAA
- a CDS encoding CBS domain-containing protein, whose translation MTTLGRPGVPAGGFKTIGQVRATNDLVFTRKQNAMGIAVELLTTHTPGAPVVDKEGKFAGFISEFDILRALEAGKDLNRLAAEDIMAKERIAVTDDTSFEAAVKLMEDKRLINLPIERNGKVVYSITRHDLLRAWIGLGVDIETNTAP comes from the coding sequence ATGACAACGTTAGGTAGACCGGGTGTTCCTGCCGGAGGGTTCAAGACGATTGGACAAGTGCGGGCCACAAACGATCTTGTGTTTACTCGAAAACAGAATGCAATGGGGATCGCCGTTGAGTTGCTGACGACCCATACGCCGGGAGCGCCGGTGGTCGACAAAGAGGGAAAGTTCGCAGGATTCATCAGCGAGTTCGACATTCTTCGGGCGTTGGAAGCGGGGAAAGATCTGAACCGGCTGGCCGCAGAGGACATTATGGCGAAAGAGCGCATCGCTGTGACAGATGATACGAGTTTCGAGGCGGCCGTGAAGCTCATGGAGGATAAGCGGCTCATCAATCTGCCGATTGAGAGAAATGGCAAGGTGGTCTACTCGATCACACGACACGATCTGCTGCGGGCCTGGATAGGCCTTGGCGTAGACATCGAAACCAATACTGCCCCGTGA
- a CDS encoding c-type cytochrome, protein MKPSTFPLLALVISLAIPAGAAERHMMQPLVPADKMAEARALTSPLPKSPETVAQGKAIYAGKGGCFNCHGKDGDGNGPLAAQLNPSPRNFQHHGFWRHRTEGEIFWVIKNGSVGTGMVGFGGQLTDEEIWSLIPYLRSFAGEHGPGMMGHGGGMGPMMGGGGGMGGCKGEGCGR, encoded by the coding sequence ATGAAGCCGAGTACGTTCCCATTACTAGCCCTGGTAATTTCTCTTGCCATCCCTGCCGGGGCTGCCGAACGGCACATGATGCAGCCGTTGGTGCCGGCCGACAAGATGGCCGAGGCGCGCGCGCTCACGAGCCCCTTGCCGAAATCCCCTGAGACGGTCGCACAGGGTAAGGCGATCTATGCCGGCAAGGGCGGCTGCTTCAACTGTCATGGAAAAGACGGAGATGGTAATGGGCCGTTGGCTGCCCAGTTGAATCCATCCCCTCGCAATTTTCAACACCATGGATTCTGGCGCCATCGGACGGAAGGCGAAATCTTCTGGGTGATCAAGAACGGATCGGTCGGTACCGGCATGGTAGGATTCGGCGGGCAACTGACGGACGAAGAGATCTGGAGTCTCATCCCGTATTTGCGGAGCTTCGCGGGTGAGCATGGACCTGGCATGATGGGACATGGCGGAGGGATGGGGCCCATGATGGGAGGAGGCGGTGGGATGGGCGGTTGCAAGGGGGAAGGCTGTGGCCGATAA
- a CDS encoding DUF1264 domain-containing protein: MRKGLLVVAAIAAIGCSGVVPQKAISGEPKSPVEGFDIHVQAPHMMEDGTPGGPFHHYCKGVSDKILQCLLFDSTDPKAKLVAVEYFISKDLTRKLPAIQWHRHFHDHKVEIATGRVQILDMPTDQAAKVAEVAAGTDGVIYHLWQHGLEFPDGTVSFPQSLGHKFTGYSDK; this comes from the coding sequence ATGAGAAAAGGTCTGCTAGTTGTTGCTGCGATTGCTGCAATTGGATGTAGCGGAGTCGTTCCCCAGAAAGCCATAAGCGGGGAACCAAAGTCCCCGGTCGAAGGATTCGATATTCATGTGCAGGCACCACATATGATGGAGGACGGCACCCCGGGAGGACCGTTCCATCACTACTGCAAGGGTGTATCCGACAAGATTCTTCAGTGTTTGCTGTTCGATTCCACGGATCCCAAGGCCAAACTGGTTGCGGTCGAGTATTTCATATCGAAAGACCTCACGCGAAAGCTCCCTGCCATTCAGTGGCACCGGCATTTCCACGATCATAAAGTGGAAATCGCGACAGGCCGGGTCCAAATCCTGGATATGCCGACCGATCAGGCTGCCAAGGTGGCGGAAGTTGCGGCAGGGACTGACGGTGTGATTTATCACTTGTGGCAACATGGGCTGGAATTCCCGGATGGTACCGTGAGTTTCCCTCAGTCCCTCGGGCACAAGTTTACGGGATATTCCGACAAATAG